The following are encoded in a window of Candidatus Poribacteria bacterium genomic DNA:
- a CDS encoding AAA family ATPase, with the protein MLKKTRRFGTQGRLYPEDNYLVPRTAEVADFIRRVKEGKYIVLFSPRQTGKTTFFQLALAELAAKDSTYFPIHLNFEVYEGCTPAEFYGGLTEDLHEKIVDVCQEHGEALPEALTQFSENAQFTNHLSLRRFFRQLAGLLENQRVVLIIDEFDAIPRGAVTGFLRVLRDIYLSGKIRCPHSVGIVGVKNITQLDYNRSISPFNIQDEFHLPNFTREQVGDLLAQYTDEVGQTFAPEVIKALYKQTAGQPFLVNRCAQILTEEMDIPKTEIITMPHFAAAHTQLLHERNTNIEHLLTNIRRDRRFENLLMRIASYERGLPFSLDNDIINELATYGVIAKGTDGMCEILNPIYQQRILQTFKPLVNGLEQEYFSESTSPDLVDYLTPAGQIEMDLLLDNFRDFIARAGFRILQVPDTPKEFVGQYLLYAYLDQFVQLVQGNIYLEGQTGRGKMDIAIFHQARKYIVETKIWEGSQYYEAGKKQLSAYIQLEDAVEGYYVVFDHRQNPEPRVETETMDGVKIRSYVIPVMQKRPSQVL; encoded by the coding sequence ATGCTAAAAAAAACGCGACGCTTCGGGACCCAAGGCCGTCTATATCCTGAAGATAACTACCTTGTCCCTCGGACAGCAGAGGTTGCTGATTTTATTAGGCGCGTCAAAGAAGGGAAGTATATCGTCCTTTTCTCGCCCCGGCAGACGGGTAAAACCACTTTCTTCCAATTAGCACTCGCAGAACTCGCCGCTAAAGATTCAACCTACTTCCCCATACACCTCAATTTTGAGGTGTATGAGGGCTGCACGCCTGCCGAGTTTTACGGTGGGCTCACAGAGGACCTTCATGAGAAAATAGTAGATGTTTGCCAAGAACACGGCGAGGCACTGCCTGAGGCACTCACGCAGTTTTCGGAGAATGCGCAATTCACGAACCACCTCTCCTTGCGAAGGTTCTTTAGACAGCTAGCTGGACTCTTAGAGAACCAACGGGTCGTTCTCATCATTGACGAATTTGATGCCATTCCACGCGGTGCCGTGACGGGGTTTCTTCGTGTGCTCCGTGACATCTATCTGTCGGGTAAAATACGATGCCCACATAGCGTCGGGATCGTTGGGGTCAAAAACATCACCCAACTTGACTATAATCGATCCATCTCGCCGTTCAACATCCAAGATGAGTTCCACTTGCCCAACTTCACGCGCGAACAGGTAGGCGATCTGCTCGCGCAGTATACCGACGAAGTTGGACAGACCTTCGCGCCAGAAGTCATCAAAGCCCTCTATAAGCAGACTGCCGGGCAGCCCTTCCTCGTCAACCGATGTGCACAGATTCTTACCGAAGAGATGGACATCCCGAAAACTGAAATAATTACGATGCCACACTTTGCAGCCGCGCATACCCAACTTCTGCACGAACGAAACACGAACATTGAGCATCTGCTGACCAATATCCGCAGAGACCGACGATTTGAAAACCTCCTCATGCGTATCGCCTCTTATGAGAGAGGGTTACCCTTCAGTTTGGACAATGATATCATCAATGAACTGGCTACGTATGGCGTTATCGCAAAAGGCACTGACGGGATGTGTGAAATTCTCAATCCAATTTATCAACAACGTATCTTGCAGACGTTCAAGCCTCTCGTGAATGGGTTAGAGCAGGAATATTTTTCTGAGAGCACCAGCCCTGACCTGGTTGATTACCTCACGCCCGCAGGGCAGATTGAGATGGACTTACTCCTTGATAACTTTCGCGATTTTATCGCCCGCGCAGGTTTCAGAATCCTGCAAGTCCCAGATACCCCGAAAGAGTTTGTTGGGCAGTATCTCCTCTATGCGTATCTGGATCAGTTTGTCCAATTGGTGCAAGGGAACATCTACCTTGAAGGGCAAACGGGACGCGGCAAAATGGATATAGCGATTTTCCATCAAGCGCGAAAATATATTGTTGAGACAAAAATATGGGAGGGATCCCAATACTACGAGGCTGGCAAAAAGCAACTATCAGCCTATATTCAATTGGAAGATGCCGTAGAAGGGTACTATGTCGTCTTCGATCACCGTCAAAATCCAGAACCACGGGTAGAGACAGAAACAATGGACGGTGTGAAGATTCGGAGTTACGTGATTCCGGTGATGCAAAAACGTCCGTCGCAGGTCCTCTAA
- a CDS encoding NAD(P)-dependent oxidoreductase, with the protein MPNRRKVLITGASGYIAGRMLPEFRERYELVLLDVKTTNRQGDEVEGVQIAELTDPDRDAYKHHFEGVDAVVHCAFKGGSFENELANVQMAYNLYQTCIETDVRRVVVCSSNHAADYYERLIWADKWDVVTPEMRPLSDNFYGWAKEAYEHLGFVFATGHVAGKKLQNVQLRIGGPRETDMANSSADDLKAMHRGLGAYLSIRDQVQLFVKSIETENIADENGIPFQIFYGISDNTHKFWSIANARNVIGYAPEDDSQRRFADRLAELLQQAKKT; encoded by the coding sequence ATGCCGAACCGCAGAAAAGTCCTTATCACCGGGGCATCCGGCTATATCGCCGGACGGATGCTCCCCGAATTTCGTGAACGTTATGAACTCGTCCTGTTAGACGTGAAAACCACGAATCGGCAGGGAGATGAGGTCGAAGGCGTTCAAATTGCTGAACTCACCGACCCCGATCGCGACGCATATAAACACCACTTTGAAGGCGTTGATGCAGTCGTCCACTGTGCATTTAAGGGCGGTAGTTTTGAGAACGAACTTGCCAACGTCCAGATGGCATACAATCTTTATCAGACCTGTATTGAGACCGATGTCCGACGCGTCGTCGTCTGTAGTTCCAACCACGCCGCCGACTATTACGAGCGGCTTATCTGGGCAGATAAATGGGATGTAGTGACCCCAGAGATGCGTCCGCTCTCCGATAACTTCTACGGATGGGCAAAAGAGGCATACGAGCACCTCGGCTTTGTCTTTGCGACGGGACACGTTGCGGGTAAGAAATTACAGAACGTCCAACTTCGCATCGGTGGACCGCGTGAGACCGATATGGCGAATTCTTCAGCAGACGATTTGAAGGCGATGCACCGAGGCCTCGGCGCGTATTTGAGCATCCGAGATCAGGTCCAACTTTTCGTCAAGAGCATTGAGACGGAGAACATAGCGGACGAAAACGGGATCCCGTTCCAGATTTTCTACGGCATCAGCGACAATACGCATAAATTCTGGAGTATCGCCAATGCACGAAACGTCATAGGCTATGCCCCGGAGGACGACAGCCAACGCCGTTTTGCTGACCGCTTGGCAGAATTATTACAACAGGCGAAAAAGACATAG